In a single window of the Pseudomonas oryzihabitans genome:
- a CDS encoding MFS transporter: MFETTAPQGAAGDAFEERTYRKVVLRILPILLLCYIAAYLDRVNVGFAKLDMLDDLGFSNTVYALGASMFFWGYFLFEVPSNLLLHRYGARFWIARIMLTWAIVSMAVAFTQPLAHALGMQSSTLFYTLRFLLGICEAGFFPGVVLYLNYWFPTQRQSRVMSGFLVALPFSLSFGGVLSGWLMSSLHDWHGLAGWQWMLLVEGVPSIIMAVVVFCCLSDNIDKAPWLDAREKALLKRNLDQHNAGKASRLSEVFFNPRVWLLVFILLTFNTGFYGLAFWMPSIIKNAGVSGSLQIGLLTAIPYSVALVVMLLNARHSARTGEQRMHAAVPAFVGALGLVLSAWFIHNIVLSIFFLTVAASGLLALMPIFWSLPGTLLSGVAAAAGIGMINAIGNLSGFTGSMITATMETLTGDINNGTYVLGACLFVSGLLILAIPASMLHRAPTAVPLDLKTA; the protein is encoded by the coding sequence ATGTTCGAAACCACCGCTCCCCAGGGCGCCGCTGGCGACGCCTTCGAAGAACGCACCTACCGCAAGGTGGTGCTGCGTATCCTGCCGATCCTGCTGCTGTGCTACATCGCCGCCTACCTGGACCGGGTCAACGTCGGCTTCGCCAAGCTGGACATGCTCGACGACCTGGGCTTCAGCAACACCGTCTACGCGCTCGGCGCCAGCATGTTCTTCTGGGGCTATTTCCTCTTCGAGGTCCCCAGCAACCTGCTGCTGCACCGCTACGGCGCGCGCTTCTGGATCGCCCGCATCATGCTGACCTGGGCCATCGTGTCCATGGCGGTGGCCTTCACCCAGCCGCTGGCGCACGCGCTGGGCATGCAGTCGAGCACGCTGTTCTATACCCTGCGCTTCCTGCTCGGCATCTGCGAGGCAGGCTTCTTTCCCGGCGTGGTGCTCTATCTCAACTACTGGTTCCCGACCCAGCGCCAGAGTCGGGTGATGTCCGGTTTCCTGGTTGCCCTGCCCTTCAGCCTGAGCTTTGGCGGCGTGCTTTCCGGCTGGCTGATGAGCAGCTTGCACGACTGGCACGGTCTGGCCGGCTGGCAGTGGATGCTGCTGGTGGAAGGGGTGCCCTCGATCATCATGGCGGTGGTGGTGTTCTGCTGCCTGAGCGACAACATCGACAAGGCGCCCTGGCTGGACGCCCGGGAAAAGGCCCTGCTCAAGCGCAACCTGGACCAGCACAACGCCGGCAAGGCGTCGCGGCTGAGCGAGGTGTTCTTCAACCCGCGGGTCTGGCTGCTGGTGTTCATCCTGCTGACCTTCAACACCGGCTTCTATGGCCTCGCCTTCTGGATGCCCTCGATCATCAAGAACGCCGGGGTCAGCGGCAGCCTGCAGATCGGCCTGCTCACCGCCATCCCCTACAGCGTCGCCCTGGTGGTCATGCTGCTCAACGCCCGTCATTCGGCGCGCACTGGTGAGCAGCGCATGCATGCGGCGGTACCGGCCTTCGTCGGCGCCCTGGGGCTGGTGCTGAGCGCCTGGTTCATCCACAACATCGTGCTGTCGATCTTCTTCCTCACCGTGGCCGCCTCGGGGCTGCTGGCGCTGATGCCGATCTTCTGGTCGCTGCCCGGCACCCTGCTCTCCGGCGTCGCCGCGGCGGCGGGCATCGGTATGATCAACGCCATCGGCAACCTCTCCGGCTTCACCGGGTCCATGATCACCGCGACCATGGAAACCCTCACCGGCGACATCAACAACGGCACCTATGTGCTCGGCGCCTGCCTGTTCGTCAGCGGCCTGCTGATCCTGGCGATCCCGGCGTCGATGCTACACCGGGCGCCGACCGCCGTGCCGCTCGACCTCAAGACCGCCTAG
- a CDS encoding MFS transporter, which translates to MTTTPALGQRYVFIVLALIFLALLVSAGVRSTPGVLLLPLQETFGWSRETVSLSAAIGIFLYGLVGPFAAALMQTLGIRRTLLGGLTLISLATALSTLMREPWHLVATWGVLSGLGTGCVAMVLGAAIVNRWFVARRGLMMGLLAASTATGNLVFLPLLAHLASHEGWQTVVLTVAVASAALIPLVAWLLPERPADVGLRPHGAPADYQAPAATAPGNLFRVTLGTLAIASRRRDFWLLFLTFFVCGFTTNGLIGTHFIAMGHDHGLSQVQAAGILALMGIFDLVGTTASGWLTDRYDPRRLLFVYYSLRGLSLIYLPFSGFAPEQLLLFGIFYGLDWIATVPPTVKLTNQSFGEKSAPVVFGWVFCGHMLGAACAAFLAGALREHFGSYQEALVLAGLTGIVAAVMALGIGRPSAAGAGRSAVPEAG; encoded by the coding sequence ATGACCACAACCCCCGCCCTCGGCCAACGCTACGTCTTCATCGTCCTGGCGCTGATCTTTCTCGCCCTGCTGGTTTCGGCCGGGGTGAGGTCCACGCCTGGCGTACTGCTGCTGCCGTTGCAGGAGACCTTTGGCTGGAGTCGTGAGACGGTCTCGCTTTCCGCCGCCATCGGCATCTTTCTCTATGGCCTGGTCGGGCCCTTCGCCGCCGCCCTGATGCAGACCCTGGGCATCCGTCGCACCCTGCTCGGCGGCCTGACCCTGATCAGCCTGGCTACCGCCCTGAGCACCCTGATGCGCGAGCCCTGGCACCTGGTCGCCACCTGGGGCGTGCTCAGCGGCCTGGGTACCGGTTGCGTGGCCATGGTGCTGGGCGCCGCCATCGTCAATCGCTGGTTCGTCGCCCGCCGGGGCTTGATGATGGGCCTGCTCGCCGCCAGCACCGCCACCGGCAACCTGGTGTTCCTGCCGCTGCTGGCCCATCTCGCCAGTCACGAGGGCTGGCAGACAGTGGTGCTGACCGTGGCCGTGGCCAGCGCGGCGCTGATCCCGCTGGTGGCCTGGCTGCTGCCCGAGCGGCCGGCGGACGTCGGCCTGCGGCCCCATGGTGCCCCGGCGGACTATCAGGCGCCGGCCGCCACCGCACCGGGCAACCTGTTTCGCGTGACCCTCGGCACCCTGGCCATTGCCAGCCGCCGGCGCGATTTCTGGCTGCTGTTCCTGACCTTCTTCGTCTGCGGCTTCACCACCAATGGCCTGATCGGCACCCACTTCATCGCCATGGGCCACGACCACGGCCTGTCCCAGGTGCAGGCCGCCGGGATCCTCGCGCTGATGGGCATCTTCGATCTGGTGGGCACCACCGCCTCCGGCTGGCTGACCGACAGATACGATCCGCGTCGCCTGCTGTTCGTCTACTACAGCCTGCGCGGGCTCTCGCTCATCTACCTGCCGTTCTCCGGCTTCGCTCCCGAACAACTGCTGCTGTTCGGCATCTTCTACGGCCTGGACTGGATCGCCACCGTGCCGCCCACGGTCAAGCTGACCAACCAGAGCTTTGGCGAAAAGAGCGCGCCGGTGGTGTTCGGCTGGGTGTTCTGCGGCCACATGCTCGGCGCCGCCTGCGCGGCCTTCCTCGCCGGCGCCCTGCGCGAGCACTTCGGTTCCTACCAGGAGGCCCTGGTATTGGCTGGGCTAACCGGCATCGTCGCGGCGGTGATGGCGCTGGGGATAGGACGGCCAAGCGCCGCGGGAGCCGGGCGCTCGGCCGTGCCCGAGGCCGGCTAG
- a CDS encoding LysR family transcriptional regulator — translation MQWNLEQLEIFVGVAEGASFSAMARRLGRAQSAVSTAIALLESDLGVALFERSNGRTPVITAAGLALLEEAREVLRQCQRLDSRAQALCAGQEPLLRLALDEAMPYQPVLDALDALAAAFPHLEVQLTSGAQGDVARKLLTDQADLGLLFRHEHMPQALERQALGDVAQVTACGAQHPLASQRGVGRRELARHRQLLIAPLEHPYPGGEQIAPQVWRADSFYLLAELLMRGLGWGWLPRHVARYPSYQGLLAELDCDWVPPALVVELAWRRNAAPGPAARWLAQRLAEELRAIG, via the coding sequence GTGCAATGGAATCTGGAGCAATTGGAGATATTCGTCGGCGTTGCCGAGGGCGCGAGCTTCTCCGCCATGGCGCGCCGTCTGGGACGGGCGCAGTCGGCGGTGAGCACCGCCATCGCTCTGCTGGAGAGCGATCTGGGCGTCGCGCTGTTCGAGCGCAGCAATGGTCGTACGCCGGTCATCACCGCGGCCGGTCTGGCCTTGCTGGAGGAGGCGAGGGAGGTCCTGCGTCAATGCCAGCGGCTGGACAGCCGTGCCCAGGCCCTCTGCGCCGGTCAGGAGCCATTGTTGCGCCTGGCGCTGGACGAAGCCATGCCCTACCAGCCGGTGCTCGATGCGCTGGACGCCCTGGCCGCGGCCTTCCCGCACCTGGAAGTCCAGCTCACCAGCGGCGCCCAGGGCGATGTGGCGCGCAAGCTGCTGACCGACCAGGCCGACCTCGGCCTGCTGTTTCGCCATGAGCACATGCCCCAGGCCCTGGAGCGCCAGGCCCTGGGTGATGTCGCCCAGGTCACCGCCTGCGGCGCCCAGCATCCCCTGGCCAGCCAGCGCGGGGTAGGGCGGCGCGAACTGGCCCGCCACCGTCAGCTGCTCATCGCGCCGCTGGAGCATCCCTATCCCGGTGGCGAGCAGATCGCGCCCCAGGTCTGGCGCGCCGACAGCTTCTATCTACTCGCCGAATTGCTGATGCGCGGCCTGGGCTGGGGGTGGCTGCCGCGGCACGTGGCGCGCTATCCCTCCTACCAGGGCCTGCTGGCCGAGCTGGATTGCGACTGGGTGCCGCCGGCCTTGGTGGTGGAGCTGGCCTGGCGCCGCAATGCCGCGCCGGGGCCGGCGGCGCGCTGGTTGGCCCAGCGCCTGGCCGAGGAGTTGCGGGCGATCGGTTGA
- a CDS encoding DMT family transporter, whose translation MSGYIYLAIAIAAEVVATTSMKAISGFSKPLPLFLVITGYGLAFWMLTLVVRSIPVGVAYAIWAGLGIVLVSIAAAVLYDQKLDLPAMLGMGLIVAGVVVIQLFSGSTGH comes from the coding sequence ATGAGCGGATACATCTACCTGGCCATCGCCATCGCCGCCGAAGTCGTCGCCACCACCTCCATGAAGGCCATCAGTGGCTTCAGCAAGCCACTGCCACTGTTTCTGGTCATCACTGGCTACGGCCTGGCCTTCTGGATGCTGACCCTGGTGGTGCGCAGCATCCCCGTGGGCGTCGCCTACGCCATCTGGGCCGGGCTGGGCATCGTGCTGGTCAGCATCGCCGCGGCGGTGCTCTACGATCAGAAGCTGGACCTGCCGGCCATGCTGGGCATGGGGCTGATCGTCGCCGGGGTGGTGGTGATCCAGCTGTTTTCGGGCAGCACCGGGCATTGA
- a CDS encoding FAD-dependent oxidoreductase produces MSQPWSTDILIVGGGVAGLWLNARLRRAGYATVLVETCALGGGQSGKSQGIIHGGTKYALTGMLTGASEAIADMPRRWRESLAGSGELDLSGVRLLSEAHYLWSPGSLAGNLTSFFASKAVRGRVDAVKGDELPPALRDRAFKGKVYRLAELVLDVPSLVARLAELAGDSLLAGHDLQPLREEGELTGLVVDGQAIRARRIVLTAGAGMADLLQALHLEQPAMQRRPLHMVVVKGPMLKPLYAHCLGGGPKPRLTITSHPTADGQWLWYLGGDLAEAEGVAREPAAQIATAREELQRLLPWIDFAGAQWATLRVDRAEPAQSGLVRPDNAFLAEEGRLLVGWPTKLALSPDLADRVLAHLDRDGIRPGQHPTLPAHPQPPVAAPFWEELLP; encoded by the coding sequence ATGTCCCAACCCTGGTCCACCGATATCCTCATCGTCGGCGGCGGCGTCGCCGGCCTCTGGCTCAACGCCCGTCTCAGACGCGCCGGCTACGCCACCGTGCTGGTGGAGACCTGCGCCCTGGGCGGCGGCCAGAGCGGCAAGTCCCAGGGCATCATCCACGGCGGCACCAAATATGCCCTGACCGGCATGCTCACCGGTGCCTCCGAGGCCATCGCCGACATGCCGCGGCGCTGGCGCGAGAGCCTGGCCGGCAGCGGCGAGCTGGATCTTTCCGGCGTACGCCTGCTCTCCGAAGCCCATTACCTCTGGTCGCCCGGCAGCCTGGCCGGCAACCTCACCAGCTTCTTCGCCAGCAAGGCGGTGCGCGGCCGGGTGGATGCGGTCAAGGGCGACGAACTGCCCCCGGCCCTGCGCGACCGCGCCTTCAAGGGCAAGGTCTATCGCCTGGCCGAGCTGGTGCTGGATGTGCCCAGCCTGGTCGCGCGCCTGGCCGAACTGGCCGGCGACAGCCTGCTGGCCGGGCATGACCTCCAGCCCTTGCGCGAAGAGGGCGAACTGACCGGTCTGGTGGTGGACGGCCAGGCCATCCGTGCCCGCCGTATCGTGCTCACCGCCGGCGCCGGCATGGCCGACCTGCTCCAGGCGCTCCACCTCGAACAGCCGGCCATGCAGCGCCGCCCGCTGCACATGGTGGTGGTCAAGGGGCCCATGCTCAAACCCCTCTATGCCCACTGCCTGGGCGGCGGTCCCAAGCCGCGCCTGACCATCACCAGCCACCCCACCGCCGACGGCCAATGGCTGTGGTACCTGGGCGGCGACCTGGCCGAGGCCGAGGGCGTGGCCCGTGAGCCAGCGGCGCAGATCGCCACGGCGCGGGAAGAACTGCAGCGCCTGCTGCCCTGGATCGATTTCGCGGGCGCCCAGTGGGCGACCCTCAGGGTGGACCGTGCCGAGCCGGCGCAATCCGGGCTGGTGCGGCCGGACAACGCCTTCCTCGCCGAGGAAGGCCGCCTGCTGGTGGGCTGGCCGACCAAGCTGGCGCTGTCGCCGGACCTGGCCGACCGGGTCCTGGCCCATCTCGACCGTGACGGTATCCGGCCGGGACAGCATCCCACCCTGCCCGCCCACCCGCAGCCACCAGTGGCCGCGCCCTTCTGGGAGGAATTGCTGCCATGA
- a CDS encoding aldo/keto reductase encodes MSLRDLHGLHRALGSTGLQISPLGLGTVKFGRDQGVKYPNGFTIPDDRTAADLLSLARELGINLLDTAPAYGRSEERLGPLLRGQRQHWVIASKVGEEFEGGLSSFDFSPAHTRRSVERSLKRLETDWLDLVLVHSDGNDLSILQDSGCYETLAELKRKGLIRAFGFSGKTVAGGLKALETGDCAMVTFNLNEDAEIPVIQAAAAQGKGILIKKALASGHAVLGAGQDPVRASFARVFGEPGVTSAIVGTIDPLHLSHNVRTLADVITARP; translated from the coding sequence ATGAGCCTGCGCGATCTGCACGGCCTGCACCGCGCCCTGGGTAGCACCGGTCTCCAGATTTCCCCTCTAGGCCTGGGTACGGTCAAGTTCGGCCGCGACCAGGGCGTGAAGTACCCCAATGGCTTCACCATCCCCGACGACCGCACCGCCGCCGACTTGCTGAGCCTGGCCCGCGAGCTGGGCATCAACCTGCTGGACACCGCTCCCGCCTATGGTCGCAGCGAAGAACGCCTGGGCCCGCTGCTGCGCGGCCAGCGCCAGCACTGGGTGATCGCCAGCAAGGTGGGTGAGGAGTTCGAAGGCGGGCTGTCCAGCTTCGACTTCAGTCCGGCGCACACCCGTCGTTCGGTGGAACGCAGCCTGAAGCGCCTGGAAACCGATTGGCTGGACCTGGTACTGGTGCACTCCGACGGCAACGATCTGAGCATTCTCCAAGACAGTGGCTGCTACGAGACCCTGGCCGAGCTCAAGCGCAAAGGCCTGATCCGCGCCTTCGGCTTTTCCGGCAAGACCGTCGCCGGCGGCCTCAAGGCGTTGGAGACCGGCGATTGCGCCATGGTCACCTTCAACCTCAACGAAGACGCCGAGATCCCGGTGATCCAGGCCGCCGCCGCCCAGGGCAAGGGCATCCTGATCAAGAAGGCCCTGGCCAGCGGCCATGCGGTGCTGGGCGCCGGCCAGGATCCGGTGCGGGCGAGCTTCGCCCGGGTCTTTGGCGAGCCGGGGGTGACCAGTGCGATAGTCGGCACTATCGATCCCCTGCACCTGTCACATAATGTCCGTACCCTGGCCGACGTGATCACCGCTCGGCCCTGA
- a CDS encoding TIGR00266 family protein: MASHILDHRILGESLQAVEIGLDPGETVIAEAGAMTYMEADIDFTARMGDGSAGLLGKLWGAGKRMLGGESLFMTHFTNEGREKRHVAFAAPYPGQVIPLDLAALGGTLFCQRDSFLCAARGTRIGVAFTRRLGAGFFGGEGFILQRLEGDGMAFVHAGGTVIRKELRGETLRLDTGCLVGFTSGIDYNIKLAGGLRSMLFGGEGLVLTTLSGHGTVWIQTLPFSRLAGRVQAAAGGVTGERRAGGD; the protein is encoded by the coding sequence ATGGCCAGCCATATCCTCGACCATCGCATCCTCGGCGAATCCCTGCAGGCCGTGGAGATCGGTCTCGATCCCGGCGAGACGGTGATCGCCGAGGCCGGTGCCATGACCTACATGGAGGCCGACATCGACTTCACCGCGCGTATGGGCGATGGCTCCGCCGGGCTGCTCGGCAAGCTCTGGGGCGCCGGCAAGCGGATGCTTGGCGGGGAGTCGCTGTTCATGACCCATTTCACCAATGAGGGCCGGGAGAAGCGCCACGTCGCCTTTGCCGCGCCCTATCCGGGCCAGGTGATCCCGCTGGATCTGGCGGCTCTGGGCGGCACCCTGTTCTGCCAGCGCGATTCCTTTCTCTGCGCCGCCAGGGGTACCCGCATCGGCGTGGCCTTCACCCGCCGCCTGGGCGCCGGTTTCTTCGGTGGCGAGGGCTTCATCCTGCAGCGGCTGGAAGGCGATGGCATGGCCTTCGTGCATGCCGGGGGCACGGTGATCCGCAAGGAGCTAAGGGGCGAAACGCTGCGCCTGGATACCGGCTGCCTGGTGGGTTTCACCAGTGGCATCGACTACAACATCAAGCTGGCCGGGGGGCTGCGCAGCATGCTGTTCGGCGGTGAGGGTCTGGTGCTGACGACCCTGAGCGGCCATGGCACCGTGTGGATCCAGACGCTGCCCTTTTCGCGGCTAGCCGGCCGGGTCCAGGCCGCGGCCGGCGGCGTCACCGGTGAACGCCGCGCGGGGGGCGACTGA
- a CDS encoding FdhF/YdeP family oxidoreductase, giving the protein MTKQSAHSPAQPLHGTQEHGSAGGWGALNAVTQHLSRQKVLMRGNKALLTMNKPGGFDCPSCAWPDPKTPHTFEYCENGAKAVAWEATRKRTTPEFFAAHTLTELRTWTDHDLEDQGRLTHPMRYDAASDTYRPVSWADAFAEIGAELRALDDPWKLELYTSGRSSNEAAFLYQLFGRLYGMNNFPDCSNMCHETTTTAMPESIGVGKGTLDLEDFAQADAIFIIGQNPGTNSPRMMSELHDAVHRGVPILTFNPLREKALVRFASPQAVRDMALPGGGVAISSQYHQVRIGGDMAAMQGLCKVVIEADDEARRSGAPRILDVAFIEQHCVGLEAFAEHCRGLSWERLERYSGLTRAAMTEAAKVYMKADRVIACWGMGVTQHRRGGDVLQQIINLLLLRGNVGKPGAGPCPIRGHSNVQGDRTVGIYQKPKEPFLARLDQAFAFRAPREGGHDVVECCEALLRDEPQAFIGLGGNFFRAIPDIERVAPHVANLRLTVQIATKLNWSHTLHGRSTFLLPCLGRTERDVQASGVQTITVEDSMSMVHGSTGSLEPASPELLSEIAIVAGIAKATLGERHPHIDWDALAGDYALIRDKIEAVLPEQFADYNARIEQPGGFRLPNGARERQWDTPNGKANFLFPGDVLDEDDSPPDAEHLQLMTIRSHDQFNTTIYSNRDRYRDIDERMVAMLSPEDMRRHEVQEGDFIDFIGAALDGISRRAGPFKVIAYDVPAGCCAAYYPETNSLAPLANHDTRSHTPASKSLPVRIERLSQEQAMQRRGLIAAG; this is encoded by the coding sequence ATGACCAAGCAATCCGCCCATTCCCCCGCTCAACCCCTGCACGGCACCCAGGAGCACGGCAGCGCCGGGGGCTGGGGTGCGCTCAATGCCGTGACCCAGCACCTGAGCCGCCAGAAGGTGTTGATGCGCGGCAACAAGGCATTGCTGACCATGAACAAGCCGGGTGGCTTCGACTGCCCGAGCTGCGCCTGGCCTGATCCGAAGACCCCGCATACCTTCGAATATTGCGAGAACGGCGCCAAGGCAGTGGCCTGGGAGGCCACCCGCAAACGCACCACCCCGGAATTCTTCGCGGCCCATACCCTGACCGAACTGCGTACCTGGACCGACCATGACCTGGAAGACCAGGGCCGCCTTACCCACCCCATGCGCTACGACGCCGCCAGCGACACCTACCGCCCGGTGAGCTGGGCGGACGCCTTCGCCGAGATCGGTGCCGAACTGCGCGCCCTGGACGATCCCTGGAAGCTGGAGCTTTACACCTCGGGCCGTTCCTCCAACGAGGCCGCCTTTCTCTACCAGCTGTTCGGCCGGCTCTACGGGATGAACAACTTTCCCGACTGTTCCAACATGTGCCACGAGACCACCACCACCGCCATGCCGGAGAGCATCGGCGTCGGCAAGGGCACCCTGGACCTGGAGGATTTCGCCCAGGCCGACGCCATCTTCATCATCGGCCAGAATCCCGGCACCAACAGCCCGCGAATGATGAGCGAGCTGCACGATGCCGTGCACCGCGGCGTGCCCATCCTCACCTTCAATCCATTGCGGGAAAAGGCCCTGGTGCGCTTCGCCTCGCCACAGGCCGTGCGCGACATGGCCTTGCCGGGTGGGGGCGTGGCCATCAGCTCCCAGTACCACCAGGTGCGTATCGGCGGGGATATGGCGGCCATGCAGGGGCTGTGCAAGGTCGTCATCGAGGCTGACGACGAGGCGCGCCGCAGTGGTGCTCCCCGCATCCTCGACGTGGCGTTCATCGAACAGCATTGCGTCGGCCTGGAAGCCTTCGCCGAACACTGCCGAGGGCTGAGCTGGGAGCGCCTGGAGCGCTATTCCGGTCTGACCCGGGCGGCCATGACGGAAGCGGCCAAGGTCTACATGAAGGCCGACCGGGTGATCGCCTGTTGGGGCATGGGCGTGACCCAGCACCGCCGCGGTGGCGATGTCCTGCAGCAGATCATCAATCTGTTGCTGCTGCGTGGCAACGTCGGCAAGCCTGGCGCCGGACCCTGCCCGATTCGGGGTCATTCCAACGTCCAGGGCGACCGCACCGTGGGCATCTATCAGAAACCCAAGGAGCCCTTCCTGGCCCGCCTCGACCAGGCCTTCGCCTTCCGCGCACCGCGCGAGGGCGGCCATGACGTGGTGGAATGCTGCGAGGCCCTGCTGCGCGACGAGCCCCAGGCCTTCATCGGCCTGGGCGGCAACTTCTTCCGCGCCATTCCCGACATCGAGCGGGTAGCACCCCATGTCGCCAACCTGCGCCTGACGGTACAGATCGCCACCAAACTCAACTGGAGCCACACCCTGCACGGCCGCAGCACCTTCCTGTTGCCCTGCCTGGGCCGCACCGAACGCGATGTGCAGGCCAGCGGCGTGCAGACCATTACCGTGGAGGACTCCATGTCCATGGTGCATGGCTCCACCGGCAGCCTGGAGCCGGCCTCGCCGGAGCTGCTGTCGGAGATCGCCATCGTCGCCGGCATCGCCAAGGCGACCCTGGGCGAACGCCATCCCCATATCGACTGGGACGCCCTGGCCGGCGACTACGCGCTCATCCGCGACAAGATCGAGGCGGTGCTGCCCGAACAGTTCGCCGACTACAACGCCCGCATCGAACAGCCCGGAGGTTTCCGCCTGCCCAATGGTGCCCGTGAGCGACAGTGGGATACACCCAACGGCAAGGCCAACTTCCTCTTTCCCGGCGACGTGCTGGACGAGGACGACAGCCCGCCGGATGCCGAGCACCTGCAGCTGATGACGATCCGCAGTCACGACCAGTTCAACACCACCATCTACTCCAATCGCGACCGCTACCGCGACATCGACGAACGCATGGTGGCCATGCTCAGCCCCGAGGACATGCGCCGCCATGAGGTGCAGGAGGGTGATTTCATCGACTTCATCGGCGCCGCCCTGGACGGCATCTCACGCCGCGCCGGCCCCTTCAAGGTCATCGCCTACGACGTACCGGCCGGTTGCTGCGCGGCCTACTACCCCGAAACCAACAGCCTGGCGCCCCTGGCCAACCACGACACCCGCAGCCATACCCCGGCGTCGAAGTCTCTGCCGGTGCGGATCGAGCGGCTCAGTCAGGAACAGGCGATGCAGCGAAGGGGCTTGATCGCGGCGGGATAG